One Aegilops tauschii subsp. strangulata cultivar AL8/78 chromosome 7, Aet v6.0, whole genome shotgun sequence genomic window carries:
- the LOC109755801 gene encoding flavonol synthase/flavanone 3-hydroxylase — MVHQAQGLLVQEVAADGELPSRYVLKEQQGRPAAATAAAAQRAAPSIPAVDVSRLADADPGEADKLRSALGSWGLFAVTGHGMTDPFLDAILGAARGFFHLPTEAKQEYSNVVDADDGGRKFQPEGYGVDRVDTDEQVLDWCDRLYLQVRPDDARQLRFWPTHPPDLAELLKEFSVEGEKVAKIAVTAMARCLGFEDGFFVDKVGERMPSYARFTYYPPCPCPDLVHGLKPHTDNSVVTVLLLDEQVGGLQVLKDGSWVDVPVLGGGRHQLLVVVGDEMEIMSNAAFRAPVHRVVAPGEEAERVSLAVFYQPEPDKVLEPSPELVDGERPAMYKKLQAKVFADGFWDAFALGERTIDFLKVKVDAVDPPAAAVSGA; from the coding sequence ATGGTGCATCAAGCTCAGGGCCTGCTCGTGCAGGAGGTGGCCGCCGACGGGGAGCTGCCGAGCCGCTACGTGCTCAAGGAGCAGCAgggccgccccgccgccgccacggccgccgccgcACAGCGTGCCGCTCCATCCATCCCCGCCGTGGACGTGAGCCGCCTTGCCGACGCTGACCCCGGCGAGGCCGACAAGCTCCGGTCGGCGCTCGGCTCCTGGGGCCTCTTCGCGGTGACCGGCCACGGCATGACGGACCCGTTCCTCGACGCGATCCTCGGCGCGGCGCGGGGGTTCTTCCACCTGCCGACGGAGGCGAAGCAGGAGTACAGCAACGTGGTCGACGCCGACGACGGCGGCCGCAAGTTCCAGCCCGAGGGCTACGGCGTCGACCGCGTCGACACGGACGAGCAGGTCCTCGACTGGTGCGACCGGCTGTACCTCCAGGTCCGTCCGGACGACGCGCGGCAGCTCCGCTTCTGGCCGACCCACCCGCCGGACCTCGCCGAGCTCCTCAAAGAGTTCAGCGTGGAGGGCGAGAAGGTGGCCAAGATCGCCGTCACGGCCATGGCCAGGTGCCTGGGCTTCGAGGATGGGTTCTTCGTGGACAAGGTCGGCGAGCGGATGCCGTCGTACGCGCGGTTCACCTACTACCCGCCCTGCCCGTGCCCGGACCTCGTGCACGGGCTCAAGCCCCACACCGACAACTCCGTGGTCACCGTGCTCCTCCTCGACGAGCAAGTCGGCGGCCTCCAGGTTCTGAAAGATGGCAGCTGGGTCGACGTGCCGGTGCTGGGCGGCGGCCGACACCAGCTGCTGGTCGTGGTCGGCGACGAGATGGAGATCATGAGCAACGCGGCGTTCAGGGCGCCGGTACACCGGGTGGTGGCGCcgggggaggaggcggagcgGGTGTCGCTGGCGGTGTTCTACCAGCCGGAGCCGGACAAGGTGCTCGAGCCGTCGCCCGAGCTGGTCGACGGGGAGCGGCCGGCGATGTACAAGAAGCTCCAGGCCAAGGTCTTCGCCGACGGCTTCTGGGACGCGTTCGCGCTCGGGGAACGCACCATCGACTTCCTCAAGGTCAAGGTCGACGCCGTCGATCCGCCGGCGGCGGCCGTTTCCGGCGCTTGA